From a region of the Vulpes vulpes isolate BD-2025 unplaced genomic scaffold, VulVul3 u000000697, whole genome shotgun sequence genome:
- the IKZF4 gene encoding zinc finger protein Eos isoform X1 translates to MHTPPALPRRFQGGGRARTPGSHRRGKDNLERDPSGGCVPDFLPQAQDSNHFIMESLFCESSGDSSLEKEFLGAPVGPSVSTPNSQHSSPSRSLSANSIKVEMYSDEESSRLLGPDERLLEKDDSVIVEDSLSEPLGYCDGSGPEPHSPGGIRLPNGKLKCDVCGMVCIGPNVLMVHKRSHTGERPFHCNQCGASFTQKGNLLRHIKLHSGEKPFKCPFCNYACRRRDALTGHLRTHSVSSPTVGKPYKCNYCGRSYKQQSTLEEHKERCHNYLQSLSTEAQALAGQPGDEIRDLEMVPDSMLHSSSERPTFIDRLANSLTKRKRSTPQKFVGEKQMRFSLSDIPYDVNSGGYEKDVELVAHHGLEPGFGGSLAFVGAEHLRPLRLPPTNCISELTPVISSVYTQMQPLPSRLELPGSREAGEGPEDLADGGPLLYRARGPLTDPGASPSNGCQDSTDTESNHEDRVGGVVSLPQGPPPQPPPTIVVGRPSPAYAKEDPKPQEGLLRGTPGPSKEVLRVVGESGEPVKAFKCEHCRILFLDHVMFTIHMGCHGFRDPFECNICGYHSQDRYEFSSHIVRGEHKVG, encoded by the exons ATGCACACACCACCCGCGCTCCCTCGCCGTTTCCAAGGCGGCGGCCGCGCTCGCACCCCAGGGTCTCACCGGCGAGGGAAGGATAAT CTGGAGAGGGATCCCTCAGGAGGGTGTGTTCCGGATTTCTTGCCTCAGGCCCAAGACTCCAACCATTTTATAATGGAATCTTTATTTTGTGAAA GTAGCGGGGACTCATCTCTGGAGAAGGAGTTCCTCGGGGCCCCAGTGGGGCCCTCGGTGAGCACCCCCAACAGCCAGCACTCTTCTCCCAGCCGCTCACTCAGTG CCAACTCCATCAAGGTGGAGATGTACAGCGATGAGGAGTCAAGCAGACTGCTGGGGCCAGATGAGCGGCTCCTAGAAAAGGATGACAGTGTGATCGTGGAAGACTCGTTGTCAGAACCCCTGGGCTACTGTGATGGAAGTGGGCCAGAGCCTCACTCCCCCGGGGGCATCCGGCTGCCCAATGGCAAGCTCAAGTGTGATGTCTGCGGCATGGTCTGTATCGGACCCAATGTACTCATGGTGCATAAGCGCAGCCACACAG GTGAGAGGCCCTTCCACTGCAACCAGTGTGGTGCTTCCTTCACCCAGAAGGGGAACCTGCTGCGCCACATCAAGCTACACTCTGGGGAGAAGCCTTTCAAATGTCCCTTCTGTAACTATGCTTGCCGCCGGCGTGACGCGCTCACGGGCCACCTCCGTACACACTCGG TCTCCTCTCCCACAGTGGGCAAGCCGTACAAGTGTAACTACTGTGGCCGGAGCTACAAACAGCAGAGTACCCTGGAGGAGCACAAAGAGCGGTGCCATAACTACCTACAGAGTCTCAGCACTGAAGCCCAAGCTCTGGCTGGCCAACCAG GTGACGAGATACGTGACCTGGAGATGGTACCAGACTCCATGCTGCACTCATCCTCTGAGCGGCCAACTTTCATTGATCGGCTGGCCAATAGCCTCACCAAACGCAAGCGTTCCACCCCCCAGAAGTTTGTGG GTGAAAAGCAGATGCGCTTCAGCCTCTCAGACATCCCCTATGATGTGAACTCGGGTGGCTATGAGAAGGATGTGGAGTTGGTGGCACATCATGGCCTGGAGCCTGGCTTCGGAGGTTCTCTGGCCTTTGTGGGGGCAGAGCATCTGCGTCCCCTCCGCCTTCCACCTACCAACTGCATCTCAGAACTCACACCCGTCATCAGCTCTGTCTACACCCAGATGCAGCCCCTCCCCAGTCGACTAGAGCTTCCAGGGTCCCGAGAAGCAGGTGAGGGACCCGAGGACCTGGCTGATGGAGGCCCCCTCCTCTACCGGGCCCGAGGCCCCCTGACTGACCCTGGGGCCTCCCCTAGCAATGGCTGCCAGGACTCCACAGATACAGAGAGCAACCACGAAGATCGAGTTGGGGGGGTGGTATCCCTCCCTCagggccccccgccccagccaccTCCCACCATTGTGGTGGGCCGTCCCAGCCCTGCCTACGCCAAAGAGGACCCCAAGCCGCAGGAGGGGTTACTGCGGGGCACCCCAGGCCCCTCCAAGGAAGTGCTCCGGGTGGTGGGCGAGAGTGGTGAGCCCGTGAAGGCCTTCAAGTGCGAGCACTGCCGAATCCTCTTTCTGGACCATGTCATGTTCACCATCCACATGGGCTGCCACGGCTTCAGAGACCCTTTCGAGTGTAACATCTGTGGTTACCACAGCCAGGACCGGTACGAATTCTCCTCCCACATTGTCCGGGGGGAACACAAGGTGGGCTAG
- the IKZF4 gene encoding zinc finger protein Eos isoform X3 — MLFPSGLDKGSGDSSLEKEFLGAPVGPSVSTPNSQHSSPSRSLSANSIKVEMYSDEESSRLLGPDERLLEKDDSVIVEDSLSEPLGYCDGSGPEPHSPGGIRLPNGKLKCDVCGMVCIGPNVLMVHKRSHTGERPFHCNQCGASFTQKGNLLRHIKLHSGEKPFKCPFCNYACRRRDALTGHLRTHSVSSPTVGKPYKCNYCGRSYKQQSTLEEHKERCHNYLQSLSTEAQALAGQPGDEIRDLEMVPDSMLHSSSERPTFIDRLANSLTKRKRSTPQKFVGEKQMRFSLSDIPYDVNSGGYEKDVELVAHHGLEPGFGGSLAFVGAEHLRPLRLPPTNCISELTPVISSVYTQMQPLPSRLELPGSREAGEGPEDLADGGPLLYRARGPLTDPGASPSNGCQDSTDTESNHEDRVGGVVSLPQGPPPQPPPTIVVGRPSPAYAKEDPKPQEGLLRGTPGPSKEVLRVVGESGEPVKAFKCEHCRILFLDHVMFTIHMGCHGFRDPFECNICGYHSQDRYEFSSHIVRGEHKVG; from the exons ATGCTCTTCCCCTCAGGCCTAGATAAAG GTAGCGGGGACTCATCTCTGGAGAAGGAGTTCCTCGGGGCCCCAGTGGGGCCCTCGGTGAGCACCCCCAACAGCCAGCACTCTTCTCCCAGCCGCTCACTCAGTG CCAACTCCATCAAGGTGGAGATGTACAGCGATGAGGAGTCAAGCAGACTGCTGGGGCCAGATGAGCGGCTCCTAGAAAAGGATGACAGTGTGATCGTGGAAGACTCGTTGTCAGAACCCCTGGGCTACTGTGATGGAAGTGGGCCAGAGCCTCACTCCCCCGGGGGCATCCGGCTGCCCAATGGCAAGCTCAAGTGTGATGTCTGCGGCATGGTCTGTATCGGACCCAATGTACTCATGGTGCATAAGCGCAGCCACACAG GTGAGAGGCCCTTCCACTGCAACCAGTGTGGTGCTTCCTTCACCCAGAAGGGGAACCTGCTGCGCCACATCAAGCTACACTCTGGGGAGAAGCCTTTCAAATGTCCCTTCTGTAACTATGCTTGCCGCCGGCGTGACGCGCTCACGGGCCACCTCCGTACACACTCGG TCTCCTCTCCCACAGTGGGCAAGCCGTACAAGTGTAACTACTGTGGCCGGAGCTACAAACAGCAGAGTACCCTGGAGGAGCACAAAGAGCGGTGCCATAACTACCTACAGAGTCTCAGCACTGAAGCCCAAGCTCTGGCTGGCCAACCAG GTGACGAGATACGTGACCTGGAGATGGTACCAGACTCCATGCTGCACTCATCCTCTGAGCGGCCAACTTTCATTGATCGGCTGGCCAATAGCCTCACCAAACGCAAGCGTTCCACCCCCCAGAAGTTTGTGG GTGAAAAGCAGATGCGCTTCAGCCTCTCAGACATCCCCTATGATGTGAACTCGGGTGGCTATGAGAAGGATGTGGAGTTGGTGGCACATCATGGCCTGGAGCCTGGCTTCGGAGGTTCTCTGGCCTTTGTGGGGGCAGAGCATCTGCGTCCCCTCCGCCTTCCACCTACCAACTGCATCTCAGAACTCACACCCGTCATCAGCTCTGTCTACACCCAGATGCAGCCCCTCCCCAGTCGACTAGAGCTTCCAGGGTCCCGAGAAGCAGGTGAGGGACCCGAGGACCTGGCTGATGGAGGCCCCCTCCTCTACCGGGCCCGAGGCCCCCTGACTGACCCTGGGGCCTCCCCTAGCAATGGCTGCCAGGACTCCACAGATACAGAGAGCAACCACGAAGATCGAGTTGGGGGGGTGGTATCCCTCCCTCagggccccccgccccagccaccTCCCACCATTGTGGTGGGCCGTCCCAGCCCTGCCTACGCCAAAGAGGACCCCAAGCCGCAGGAGGGGTTACTGCGGGGCACCCCAGGCCCCTCCAAGGAAGTGCTCCGGGTGGTGGGCGAGAGTGGTGAGCCCGTGAAGGCCTTCAAGTGCGAGCACTGCCGAATCCTCTTTCTGGACCATGTCATGTTCACCATCCACATGGGCTGCCACGGCTTCAGAGACCCTTTCGAGTGTAACATCTGTGGTTACCACAGCCAGGACCGGTACGAATTCTCCTCCCACATTGTCCGGGGGGAACACAAGGTGGGCTAG
- the IKZF4 gene encoding zinc finger protein Eos isoform X2 — protein MDIEDCNGRSYMSGSGDSSLEKEFLGAPVGPSVSTPNSQHSSPSRSLSANSIKVEMYSDEESSRLLGPDERLLEKDDSVIVEDSLSEPLGYCDGSGPEPHSPGGIRLPNGKLKCDVCGMVCIGPNVLMVHKRSHTGERPFHCNQCGASFTQKGNLLRHIKLHSGEKPFKCPFCNYACRRRDALTGHLRTHSVSSPTVGKPYKCNYCGRSYKQQSTLEEHKERCHNYLQSLSTEAQALAGQPGDEIRDLEMVPDSMLHSSSERPTFIDRLANSLTKRKRSTPQKFVGEKQMRFSLSDIPYDVNSGGYEKDVELVAHHGLEPGFGGSLAFVGAEHLRPLRLPPTNCISELTPVISSVYTQMQPLPSRLELPGSREAGEGPEDLADGGPLLYRARGPLTDPGASPSNGCQDSTDTESNHEDRVGGVVSLPQGPPPQPPPTIVVGRPSPAYAKEDPKPQEGLLRGTPGPSKEVLRVVGESGEPVKAFKCEHCRILFLDHVMFTIHMGCHGFRDPFECNICGYHSQDRYEFSSHIVRGEHKVG, from the exons GTAGCGGGGACTCATCTCTGGAGAAGGAGTTCCTCGGGGCCCCAGTGGGGCCCTCGGTGAGCACCCCCAACAGCCAGCACTCTTCTCCCAGCCGCTCACTCAGTG CCAACTCCATCAAGGTGGAGATGTACAGCGATGAGGAGTCAAGCAGACTGCTGGGGCCAGATGAGCGGCTCCTAGAAAAGGATGACAGTGTGATCGTGGAAGACTCGTTGTCAGAACCCCTGGGCTACTGTGATGGAAGTGGGCCAGAGCCTCACTCCCCCGGGGGCATCCGGCTGCCCAATGGCAAGCTCAAGTGTGATGTCTGCGGCATGGTCTGTATCGGACCCAATGTACTCATGGTGCATAAGCGCAGCCACACAG GTGAGAGGCCCTTCCACTGCAACCAGTGTGGTGCTTCCTTCACCCAGAAGGGGAACCTGCTGCGCCACATCAAGCTACACTCTGGGGAGAAGCCTTTCAAATGTCCCTTCTGTAACTATGCTTGCCGCCGGCGTGACGCGCTCACGGGCCACCTCCGTACACACTCGG TCTCCTCTCCCACAGTGGGCAAGCCGTACAAGTGTAACTACTGTGGCCGGAGCTACAAACAGCAGAGTACCCTGGAGGAGCACAAAGAGCGGTGCCATAACTACCTACAGAGTCTCAGCACTGAAGCCCAAGCTCTGGCTGGCCAACCAG GTGACGAGATACGTGACCTGGAGATGGTACCAGACTCCATGCTGCACTCATCCTCTGAGCGGCCAACTTTCATTGATCGGCTGGCCAATAGCCTCACCAAACGCAAGCGTTCCACCCCCCAGAAGTTTGTGG GTGAAAAGCAGATGCGCTTCAGCCTCTCAGACATCCCCTATGATGTGAACTCGGGTGGCTATGAGAAGGATGTGGAGTTGGTGGCACATCATGGCCTGGAGCCTGGCTTCGGAGGTTCTCTGGCCTTTGTGGGGGCAGAGCATCTGCGTCCCCTCCGCCTTCCACCTACCAACTGCATCTCAGAACTCACACCCGTCATCAGCTCTGTCTACACCCAGATGCAGCCCCTCCCCAGTCGACTAGAGCTTCCAGGGTCCCGAGAAGCAGGTGAGGGACCCGAGGACCTGGCTGATGGAGGCCCCCTCCTCTACCGGGCCCGAGGCCCCCTGACTGACCCTGGGGCCTCCCCTAGCAATGGCTGCCAGGACTCCACAGATACAGAGAGCAACCACGAAGATCGAGTTGGGGGGGTGGTATCCCTCCCTCagggccccccgccccagccaccTCCCACCATTGTGGTGGGCCGTCCCAGCCCTGCCTACGCCAAAGAGGACCCCAAGCCGCAGGAGGGGTTACTGCGGGGCACCCCAGGCCCCTCCAAGGAAGTGCTCCGGGTGGTGGGCGAGAGTGGTGAGCCCGTGAAGGCCTTCAAGTGCGAGCACTGCCGAATCCTCTTTCTGGACCATGTCATGTTCACCATCCACATGGGCTGCCACGGCTTCAGAGACCCTTTCGAGTGTAACATCTGTGGTTACCACAGCCAGGACCGGTACGAATTCTCCTCCCACATTGTCCGGGGGGAACACAAGGTGGGCTAG
- the IKZF4 gene encoding zinc finger protein Eos isoform X4 gives MYSDEESSRLLGPDERLLEKDDSVIVEDSLSEPLGYCDGSGPEPHSPGGIRLPNGKLKCDVCGMVCIGPNVLMVHKRSHTGERPFHCNQCGASFTQKGNLLRHIKLHSGEKPFKCPFCNYACRRRDALTGHLRTHSVSSPTVGKPYKCNYCGRSYKQQSTLEEHKERCHNYLQSLSTEAQALAGQPGDEIRDLEMVPDSMLHSSSERPTFIDRLANSLTKRKRSTPQKFVGEKQMRFSLSDIPYDVNSGGYEKDVELVAHHGLEPGFGGSLAFVGAEHLRPLRLPPTNCISELTPVISSVYTQMQPLPSRLELPGSREAGEGPEDLADGGPLLYRARGPLTDPGASPSNGCQDSTDTESNHEDRVGGVVSLPQGPPPQPPPTIVVGRPSPAYAKEDPKPQEGLLRGTPGPSKEVLRVVGESGEPVKAFKCEHCRILFLDHVMFTIHMGCHGFRDPFECNICGYHSQDRYEFSSHIVRGEHKVG, from the exons ATGTACAGCGATGAGGAGTCAAGCAGACTGCTGGGGCCAGATGAGCGGCTCCTAGAAAAGGATGACAGTGTGATCGTGGAAGACTCGTTGTCAGAACCCCTGGGCTACTGTGATGGAAGTGGGCCAGAGCCTCACTCCCCCGGGGGCATCCGGCTGCCCAATGGCAAGCTCAAGTGTGATGTCTGCGGCATGGTCTGTATCGGACCCAATGTACTCATGGTGCATAAGCGCAGCCACACAG GTGAGAGGCCCTTCCACTGCAACCAGTGTGGTGCTTCCTTCACCCAGAAGGGGAACCTGCTGCGCCACATCAAGCTACACTCTGGGGAGAAGCCTTTCAAATGTCCCTTCTGTAACTATGCTTGCCGCCGGCGTGACGCGCTCACGGGCCACCTCCGTACACACTCGG TCTCCTCTCCCACAGTGGGCAAGCCGTACAAGTGTAACTACTGTGGCCGGAGCTACAAACAGCAGAGTACCCTGGAGGAGCACAAAGAGCGGTGCCATAACTACCTACAGAGTCTCAGCACTGAAGCCCAAGCTCTGGCTGGCCAACCAG GTGACGAGATACGTGACCTGGAGATGGTACCAGACTCCATGCTGCACTCATCCTCTGAGCGGCCAACTTTCATTGATCGGCTGGCCAATAGCCTCACCAAACGCAAGCGTTCCACCCCCCAGAAGTTTGTGG GTGAAAAGCAGATGCGCTTCAGCCTCTCAGACATCCCCTATGATGTGAACTCGGGTGGCTATGAGAAGGATGTGGAGTTGGTGGCACATCATGGCCTGGAGCCTGGCTTCGGAGGTTCTCTGGCCTTTGTGGGGGCAGAGCATCTGCGTCCCCTCCGCCTTCCACCTACCAACTGCATCTCAGAACTCACACCCGTCATCAGCTCTGTCTACACCCAGATGCAGCCCCTCCCCAGTCGACTAGAGCTTCCAGGGTCCCGAGAAGCAGGTGAGGGACCCGAGGACCTGGCTGATGGAGGCCCCCTCCTCTACCGGGCCCGAGGCCCCCTGACTGACCCTGGGGCCTCCCCTAGCAATGGCTGCCAGGACTCCACAGATACAGAGAGCAACCACGAAGATCGAGTTGGGGGGGTGGTATCCCTCCCTCagggccccccgccccagccaccTCCCACCATTGTGGTGGGCCGTCCCAGCCCTGCCTACGCCAAAGAGGACCCCAAGCCGCAGGAGGGGTTACTGCGGGGCACCCCAGGCCCCTCCAAGGAAGTGCTCCGGGTGGTGGGCGAGAGTGGTGAGCCCGTGAAGGCCTTCAAGTGCGAGCACTGCCGAATCCTCTTTCTGGACCATGTCATGTTCACCATCCACATGGGCTGCCACGGCTTCAGAGACCCTTTCGAGTGTAACATCTGTGGTTACCACAGCCAGGACCGGTACGAATTCTCCTCCCACATTGTCCGGGGGGAACACAAGGTGGGCTAG